A single window of Nyctibius grandis isolate bNycGra1 chromosome 16, bNycGra1.pri, whole genome shotgun sequence DNA harbors:
- the TMEM268 gene encoding transmembrane protein 268, with protein sequence MAHKSQAGGIEKNGSLSSILYCKSDLKDGSLQWVQEPLNGQVLMVLSMDNNCSGTSFDMELCAEKLKSLGVQQVAGDQWRRLIQDAVLKPEVRRYMFYNSRVFQIAIAVVFYMSLWTNLYSTVQLCSFGRYWEASVLVTLAAVAVTVVVILVIDHHQRKINMNTDVRLAAVNEIFIKHSLILGITDVLDGSHNILQLWFVHFSPERCLQSLSARITDLQRTRESGLRHSLDQLCVVMEAVVQPDPGTEERASCEESPLLSSGVNLNQEPVTCNELLCLIPEGPPEVMAQQLLVIFSGCYVRLLVTGRLPRAVAGGHLEHSSVPCLCQFIETTVLNTHQSWFTGR encoded by the exons ATGGCCCATAAAAGCCAAGCTGGTGGAATTGAGAAAAACGGGTCGCTTTCCTCCATCCTCTACTGTAAGAGTGATTTAAAGGATGGATCCCTGCAGTGGGTGCAAG AACCTCTCAATGGCCAAGTGCTCATGGTGCTCAGCATGGACAACAACTGCTCAGGCACCTCCTTTGACATGGAGCTTTGTGCAGAGAAACTGAAGTCCCTTGGGGTTCAG CAGGTGGCAGGAGATCAGTGGAGAAGGTTAATCCAGGATGCTGTCCTGAAGCCTGAAGTGAGACGGTACATGTTCTACAACTCCAGGGTGTTCCAGATAGCCATTGCCGTG GTTTTCTACATGTCTCTCTGGACAAACCTCTACTCCACAGTCCAGCTGTGCTCCTTCGGACGCTACTGGGAGGCCAGCGTGCTGGTGACCCTGGCTGCTGTAGCAGTCACTGTAGTTGTGATACTGGTTATCGATCATCACCAGAGGAAG ATAAATATGAATACAGATGTGAGGCTGGCAGCTGTCAATGAAATCTTTATCAAACACAGTTTAATTCTGGGGATTACAGATGTCCTGGATGGGTCACACAACATCTTACAA CTGTGGTTCGTGCACTTCAGCCCCGAGCGCTGCCTCCAGTCCCTGTCCGCCCGCATCACGGATCTGCAGAGGACACGAGAG TCAGGCTTGCGGCACAGCCTGGACCAGCTCTGTGTGGTCATGGAGGCGGTGGTTCAGCCCGACCCGGGGACAGAGGAGAGGGCTTCGTGTGAAGAGTCCCCTCTTTTATCCAGTGGAGTGAACCTAAATCAAGAGCCTGTGACATGCAACGAGCTGCTCTGCCTCATTCCCGAGGGCCCACCGGAG GTGATggcccagcagctcctggtgaTCTTCAGCGGATGCTATGTCCGGCTCCTGGTCACCGGCCGGCTCCCTcgggctgtggcaggggggcaCCTGGAGCACAGCAGCgtgccctgcctctgccagtTCATCGAGACCACCGTGCTCAACACACACCAGAGCTGGTTCACAGGCAGGTGA